A genomic region of Fusarium falciforme chromosome 4, complete sequence contains the following coding sequences:
- a CDS encoding NACHT domain-containing protein: MQHLIHCKQTLETLRNRVKKAADEFDNKSKWEGITRRLKWPFSASETRDLLSDISRCKETLTLATTADTMRKLQIYLTNQANLDRKLDRKLDNITHILERDEVDVRKRLILDFFMKPEANPKTNLSQSIKLRHPTTGSWLTSSHAFRAWLDT, from the coding sequence ATGCAGCATCTCATCCACTGCAAACAGACTCTAGAAACATTACGCAACAGGGTGAAGAAAGCTGCAGATGAGTTTGACAACAAGAGCAAGTGGGAGGGAATCACCCGAAGACTAAAGTGGCCCTTTTCTGCCTCTGAGACTAGGGACTTGCTGTCCGACATCTCACGCTGCAAAGAGACACTCACTCTGGCCACCACAGCCGACACGATGCGTAAGCTACAGATCTACCTCACGAACCAAGCAAATCTTGACCGAAAGCTCGACAGAAAGTTGGACAATATTACTCACATCCTGGAGAGGGACGAGGTGGATGTCAGGAAGAGGCTCATCCTTGACTTCTTCATGAAGCCCGAGGCCAACCCAAAAACCAACTTATCTCAGAGTATCAAACTACGACATCCTACCACAGGCAGCTGGTTGACCTCGTCCCATGCCTTTAGGGCGTGGCTGGATACATGA
- a CDS encoding Catalase, whose product MVSSKLIVSFGLVALSVGQCPFADPDHHLAARDEQSSRDHLKEYEVDDSKGYLSSDVGGPFEDQESLKAGERGPSLLEDFIFRQKITHFDHERVPERAVHARGAGAYGTFTSYGDYSNVTAASFLGSRGKKTPTFVRFSTVAGSRGSADTARDVHGFATRFYTDEGNFDIVGNNIPVFFIQDAIQFPDLIHAVKPSPDSEIPQAASAHDAAWDFFSQQTTTLHTLFWAMAGNGIPRSYRHMDGFGVHTFRLVTDDGDTKFVKWHWKTKQGRASLVWDEAQHIAGKNADYHRADLWSAIESGNGPEWELCAQIFDEDQALAFGFDVLDPTKIIPEEFVPLQRLGVMKLDANPVNYFAETEQIMFQPGHIVRGIDFTEDPLLQGRIFSYLDTQLNRHGGPNFEQLPINRPVAPIHNNNRDGAGQNFIHRNTAAYTPNTLNKGYPLQANQTQGKGFFTAPGRKVSGNLVRARASTFADHWSQPRLFYNSLTKVEQQFLINAIRFEMSHLKSEEVKKNVLRQLNRISHDIAVRVGKALGLKAPDADLIYYHNNKTAGISIFGTKLPSIATLTVGVLASTDSGNSIKQAKVLKDALAKDKVTVTIVGEVLGDDVEMAYTAAEAVDFDTIVVASGAESLFSDKKSTLFPPGRPTQIIVDGYHWGKPVGFIGSAREAAKAAGVGKGDGVYLASDVNTIVENLKDGLATFRFTNRFPLDE is encoded by the exons ATGGTGTCGTCTAAGCTCATTGTCTCTTTCGGTCTTGTTGCTCTGTCGGTTGGACAGTGCCCCTTTGCTGATCCGGATCATCATCTCGCAGCCCGAGATGAACAATCCTCCCGTGACCACTTGAAGGAATACGAAGTCGACGATAGCAAGGGGTACCTCAGCTCAGATGTCGGCGGCCCTTTTGAGGATCAGGAGAGCCTCAAAGCCGGAGAGCGTGGCCCAAGCCTGCTGGAAGACTTTATCTTTCGCCAAAAGATCACTCATTTCGATCACGAACGA GTCCCCGAGCGTGCTGTCCATGCCCGGGGTGCTGGTGCCTATGGAACCTTTACCAGCTACGGCGACTACAGCAACGTTACCGCGGCTTCGTTTCTCGGCTCTAGAGGCAAAAAGACTCCGACCTTTGTTCGCTTCTCGACCGTAGCCGGTTCGAGGGGTAGCGCGGATACGGCGCGTGATGTCCATGGTTTTGCGACCCGGTT CTACACCGACGAGGGCAACTTTGACATCGTTGGGAACAATATTCCTGTCTTCTTCATTCAGGATGCAATTCAATTCCCTGATCTCATCCACGCGGTCAAGCCCTCCCCTGATAGCGAGATCCCGCAAGCTGCCTCAGCCCACGACGCAGCATGGGACTTTTTCAGCCAGCAAACGACCACTCTTCACACTCTGTTCTGGGCAATGGCCGGCAATGGTATCCCGAGAAGCTATAGGCACATG GATGGCTTCGGCGTGCACACCTTTCGCTTGGTGACGGATGACGGTGACACCAAGTTCGTCAAGTGGCACTGGAAGACCAAGCAGGGAAGAGCGAGTCTCGTGTGGGATGAAGCCCAGCACATCGCTGGCAAGAACGCCGACTACCACCGCGCCGACCTCTGGAGCGCCATCGAGTCTGGTAACGGGCCCGAGTGGGAGCTATGCGCGCAGATCTTTGACGAGGACCAGGCCCTCGCGTTTGGCTTCGATGTACTCGATCCTACCAAGATCATTCCTGAGGAGTTTGTTCCCCTTCAGCGTCTCGGCGTCATGAAACTGGACGCGAATCCAGTCAACTATTTCGCCGAGACGGAGCAGATCATG TTTCAACCCGGCCACATCGTGCGCGGCATTGATTTCACCGAAGATCCTCTGCTGCAGGGGCGAATCTTTTCATACCTCGACACCCAGCTGAACCGTCACGGGGGCCCCAACTTTGAGCAGCTACCTATCAACCGACCAGTGGCCCCTATCCACAACAATAACAGAGATGGAGCTGGTCAGAATTTTATCCATAGAAATACGGCTGCAT ACACTCCCAACACCCTCAACAAGGGTTACCCTCTGCAAGCGAATCAGACCCAAGGCAAAGGCTTTTTCACTGCCCCTGGCCGAAAAGTCTCCGGGAACCTGGTGCGCGCAAGAGCCTCCACCTTTGCAGATCACTGGAGTCAACCTCGACTGTTTTACAACTCCTTGACAAAGGTTGAGCAGCAGTTCCTAATCAACGCGATTCGCTTCGAGATGAGCCACCTGAAGTCtgaggaggtcaagaagaacGTTCTCCGCCAGCTAAACAGGATCAGTCACGATATTGCGGTCAGGGTGGGCAAGGCATTGGGTCTAAAAGCCCCTGACGCTGACTTGATATACTATCACAACAACAAAACGGCTGGAATATCCATTTTCGGGACCAAATTGCCCAGCATCGCGACGCTGACAGTTGGAGTCCTAGCATCGACAGACTCGGGCAACTCAATCAAGCAAGCCAAGGTCCTCAAAGATGCACTAGCAAAGGACAAGGTGACTGTGACGATTGTGGGTGAAGTCCTCGGTGACGATGTCGAAATGGCCTACACTGCTGCTGAAGCTGTTGATTTTGATACCATCGTTGTCGCCAGCGGTGCTGAGTCGCTCTTCAGCGACAAGAAGTCAACTCTCTTCCCTCCAGGTAGACCTACACAGATCATTGTCGACGGATATCACTGGGGAAAGCCGGTTGGTTTCATTGGAAGCGCAAGAGAGGCGGCCAAGGCGGCGGGAGTGGGCAAGGGAGATGGCGTGTATCTGGCAAGCGACGTAAATACCATCGTCGAGAACCTCAAGGATGGTCTGGCGACCTTTAGGTTTACTAACCGCTTCCCCCTTGATGAATGA
- a CDS encoding Inositol-pentakisphosphate 2-kinase: protein MSTPSLSDGQLTPTDTDPDLCFSSSEDDQLWPTAQDVAEMAIMIHGSAVPLSWSRETLKRLPPGTRPLRLVGEGAANVVFELDIPEGFSWAHEFKGWLLRVAKAPTNGQPARFNYLKQQEFYAKQITPFLKTHAIQQELVVLRNSNIIPKLNAFLLSIDHERKEKFRGSFLSESNWGLLVEDMRVADPKNSILVEFKPKWLNQSPSAPRNAIRCRQCAMELFNFLRDPNPSRHIPERKPCPLTLANPDAPDAISSPFRFAPKLASMADNPIVRELLAKTADHQVLRDLRWLQNFADSDGPLNAKKDDPMFSLAMTVRDCTCFVQMNLGPGVAPEQRLRVRLGDFDLKDTDMKFRRWTSAEHDLIDSACYTADWILCNDRYYHPPTRCLLEWTRRDLDSVNIIGIKAKNAHTHTSKGMHFPVEKLASRADLYWMTSNPTKLKALLEPYRKDKPKAAVCPFRKEPPNLRKWLSRNP from the exons ATGTCGACTCCCTCTCTGTCCGATGGACAGCTCACACCGACCGATACTGATCCCGATCTCTGtttctcttcttccgagGATGACCAACTATGGCCAACTGCTCAGGACGTGGCTGAAATGGCCATCATGATTCACGGCAGTGCTGTACCTCTATCATGGTCTCGAGAAACTCTCAAGAGGCTTCCCCCAGGGACTCGGCCTTTGAGGCTTGTTGGCGAGGGTGCCGCCAACGTTGTCTTTGAGCTGGACATCCCCGAAGGATTCTCCTGGGCCCACGAATTCAAAG GCTGGCTCCTTCGTGTCGCCAAGGCCCCAACTAATGGTCAGCCTGCCAGATTCAACTACCTCAAGCAGCAGGAGTTTTACGCAAAACAAATCACACCCTTTCTCAAGACTCACGCCATTCAACAGGAGCTTGTTGTTCTCCGCAACTCAAACATTATTCCCAAGCTCAACGCCTTTCTTCTTTCAATAGACCATGAGCGCAAAGAGAAGTTCAGGGGTTCCTTCCTCTCCGAGTCTAACTGGGGTCTTTTGGTTGAAGATATGAGGGTGGCCG ATCCCAAGAATAGCATTCTTGTCGAGTTCAAGCCCAAGTGGCTCAACCAGTCACCAAGCGCCCCTCGAAATGCCATACGATGTCGGCAATGTGCCATGGAACTCTTCAACTTCCTCCGAGACCCAAACCCTTCAAGACACATCCCAGAGCGAAAGCCTTGTCCTCTCACACTCGCAAACCCCGACGCCCCTGACGCCATCAGTTCACCCTTTCGATTCGCCCCGAAGCTGGCTTCCATGGCTGACAACCCAATCGTGCGGGAACTCCTGGCCAAGACTGCTGACCACCAAGTGCTCCGCGACCTGAGGTGGCTTCAGAACTTTGCCGACTCGGACGGACCTTTGAATGCGAAAAAGGACGACCCTATGTTTAGCCTGGCCATGACAGTTCGAGACTGCACTTGCTTTGTGCAGATGAACCTTGGTCCTGGTGTCGCCCCCGAACAGAGGCTTCGAGTCCGACTTGGCGACTTTGATCTCAAGGATACCGACATGAAGTTCAGACGGTGGACCTCAGCCGAGCATGATCTCATCGACTCGGCCTGCTACACAGCCGACTGGATCTTGTGTAACGACAGATACTACCATCCACCCACCAGGTGCCTCCTGGAGTGGACCCGCCGAGATCTCGACTCTGTCAACATCAtcggcatcaaggccaagaatgcGCATACCCATACCAGCAAGGGGATGCACTTTCCCGTCGAGAAACTGGCCTCGCGTGCCGATCTTTACTGGATGACGTCCAACCcgaccaagctcaaggcgctGCTGGAGCCGTACAGGAAGGACAAGCCCAAGGCGGCAGTGTGTCCATTCCGAAAGGAGCCTCC GAATCTCCGAAAGTGGTTGTCGAGAAACCCCTAG
- a CDS encoding Protein AF-9-like protein yields the protein MAPQNQLGKRVKLTQVRRPFIVGSTAKPFSDTNPRPAGIPDIHTHSWQVFVKGLDDTDITYWLRRVQFKLHESIPNYVRMVEGEPGKPFIVNETGWGEFDITLKLYYVNDSGEKPQTLYHYLRLHPYGRNEEEKQAMVASNGEIRAWSYEEQLFNEPYETFYNILTQGAVPKGWKPSGGKGKGKTRLPPPPPADSNEVWERSAMIPAHNRPGQPFSLETEAAEIRKIAEAQAQAEEMSKKILAELKSKEEMLAKLKAENQAAAAANKS from the exons ATGGCGCCGCAAAATCAACTAGGAAAGCGCGTCAAGCTGACACAGGTCCGACGACCCTTCATCGTGGGAAGCACCGCCAAGCCCTTCTCAGATACCAACCCGCGACCAGCAGGCATCCCCGACATCCACACACACTCCTGGCAGGTCTTTGTGAAGGGCCTCGACGATACAGACATTACATACTGGCTACGCCGCGTGCAATTCAAGCTCCACGAGTCGATCCCTAACTATGTACGAA TGGTTGAAGGAGAGCCTGGAAAGCCATTTATCGTCAACGAGACGGGATGGGGAGAATTCGACATCACTCTCAAGCTCTACTACGTTAACGACTCGGGCGAGAAACCCCAGACGCTGTACCACTACCTCCGCCTGCATCCCTATGGACGgaacgaggaggagaagcaggccaTGGTCGCGTCAAACGGCGAAATCCGAGCATGGAGCTACGAAGAGCAGCTTTTCAACGAACCCTACGAGACATTCTACAACATTCTTACACAAGGCGCCGTGCCCAAGGGGTGGAAGCCGAGCGGCGGCAAAGGCAAGGGTAAGACGCGCCTACCGCCACCGCCTCCTGCCGATAGCAACGAGGTATGGGAGCGCTCGGCCATGATACCGGCGCACAACAGGCCAGGACAGCCCTTCAGCCTCGAGACGGAGGCAGCCGAGATCCGAAAAATAGCAGAGGCCCAGGCGCAGGCCGAAGAAATGTCTAAGAAGATCCTGGCCGAGCTCAAGAGCAAGGAGGAAATgctggccaagctcaaggcggagaaccaggctgctgctgccgcgaACAAGTCTTAG
- a CDS encoding Epimerase domain-containing protein: protein MSATKKLVVCGGTGFLGSRICKYAVARGWDVTSISRSGDPRWDTITSSPSPPPWAHKVSWERGDILRPATYAPLLNGADYVVHSMGILLEADYKGAISGKESPISGLRKAFAPVRDRGVDPLQRGQGEDIKPPNPKDQFSYEIMNRDSAVTLAKHAAAANVSSLCYISAAGGAPVLPQRYISTKREAEVTIATKFPQLRGIFIRPSFMFDSSRPVTMPLAAMVGLGTAFNDLTGNYFKTFMGAAGVKPMKVETVAEAVVEALGDESVKGALEVPQIEELASKAWRKTML, encoded by the exons atgtCTGCGACAAAGAAGCTCGTCGTCTGCGGAGGAACTGGGTTTCTAGGCTCTCGAATCTGCAAATATGCTGTGGCAAGAGGCTGGGATGTGACTTCCATCAG CCGTTCCGGAGACCCCCGATGGGACACCATCACCTCGTCCCCCTCTCCCCCGCCGTGGGCACACAAGGTCAGCTGGGAGCGAGGTGACATCCTCCGTCCGGCTACGTATGCTCCTCTGCTCAACGGCGCCGACTATGTCGTCCACAGTATGGGCATCCTCCTCGAAGCCGACTACAAGGGTGCCATCTCGGGCAAGGAATCGCCCATCAGTGGCCTCCGAAAAGCCTTTGCGCCTGTCCGCGACCGTGGTGTCGATCCCCTACAGCGAGGACAAGGCGAGGATATCAAGCCTCCCAACCCCAAGGACCAGTTCTCGTATGAGATCATGAACCGTGACAGTGCCGTCACTCTGGCGAAGCATGCCGCCGCGGCGAATGTGAGCTCCCTCTGCTACATCTctgctgctggaggagcGCCTGTTCTTCCTCAACGCTACATCTCGACCAAGCGAGAGGCCGAAGTCACCATTGCCACCAAGTTCCCTCAACTGAGGGGCATCTTTATCCGACCGTCCTTCATGTTTGATAGCTCGCGCCCCGTCACGATGCCACTGGCTGCCATGGTCGGCCTGGGCACTGCCTTTAACGACCTTACCGGCAACTATTTCAAGACCTTTATGGGTGCAGCTGGTGTCAAGCCGATGAAGGTTGAGACTGTCGCCGAGGCTGTGGTTGAGGCCCTGGGCGACGAGAGCGTCAAGGGCGCGCTCGAAGTGCCCCAGATTGAGGAACTTGCCAGCAAGGCATGGAGGAAAACAATGCTGTAG
- a CDS encoding NACHT domain-containing protein, whose product MEVFEEAVGQCGLNPLLSALTQASGWLKYSTGIVSSDTLDKAILASRFWDPEGEIVVHFFKQAVEDREIARARVLLRHGLDVHQRAGGTTAIEHACAPPLVVKLCTTSIGKAFLQSLLDHSNSERLRDFSPDKQGLSLLHRVASPSDEPGLGWLIRELVAKGADINAMNSSLVPKRRAPPIAHHVWARSFYCATSLLEMGADPSLGDDFDAVHFATMRVNVAFLKAILGYSRANHGKIDWTKSYHWKVSGRYWEGTHLHHACHLGHLECTKFFIEEGLIGPETVASGAFTPLHFAAISGSADIVDYLVSKDSGVNVMDTINTTALHLAASRGHLEATKALVRLGASNSIDVDGLSPRMCAESQGHHEIVQFLDGTFQDSNHPEQQARMIRVESRAWRKIMKEAIEADNLTACRAGLDDGCPLDEGILGTGSCSPLSYALIKRREGISQLFIERKASTLVPFVRQNHFYKGALGYASGRRELVSILPSLLSRHLEEGNSMYGFAEPLWHAVGARSEEGVRLILKHLLENSGRIGQMNQVPSDKVVIQILKLLSLFLMGNKEPRMTTALHCAVRNGSTTIAKLLVQYGANVDSIDGNGAGPLHEALNAETAAFLIKLGASPAPLLTNTIYDLHFSWGTRLANLTNICLTNAPEYISLQALDILERPSDILPRDVPHEYLMSVLALETNGLASFVHRREDGALMDLFQRTGVGQSFILNSEFSLEDMGPFAWHAETRWSFGGLPFLNKTFRQLQRRFHPESVKRWLNLEPDRGWSPLCRAASQDLVTIMENCLSLDAKIDFEGCPFGSALMIASACGRLEAVKFLVRRGATTSYIGRRGSIDVLSVARSASVRSWLLVGRFNEQLRISTGDMASSSPPAQIFPWSGIAQAKLRHVGVGRRVLGQSTLSYARELAALKRKMRGQIAVRIDGLVYPHQGNTSNTRAQVSTLEGNIEDCMCHGDGHPSRQFG is encoded by the exons ATGGAGGTATTCGAGGAGGCAGTTGGGCAATGCGGCCTCAATCCTTTGCTATCAGCTTTGACTCAGGCCAGTGGCTGGCTCAAATACAGTACAGGGATTGTGTCAAGTGACACGCTTGACAAGGCAATACTCGCTTCACGTTTCTGGGATCCAGAGGGAGAAATCGTGGTCCACTTCTTCAAGCAAGCTGTTGAAGATCGCGAGATTGCCCGTGCTCGGGTCTTGCTCAGACATGGACTAGATGTCCATCAGCGAGCAGGCGGAACCACAGCCATTGAGCATGCATGCGCACCACCGTTGGTAGTGAAACTGTGCACAACGAGCATCGGCAAAGCTTTCCTTCAGTCTCTTTTGGATCATTCTAACTCGGAGAGACTGAGGGACTTTTCCCCCGATAAACAGGGGCTGAGTTTGCTGCATCGAGTCGCCTCTCCATCAGATGAGCCAGGCCTTGGCTGGCTTATCCGAGAGCTTGTCGCAAAAGGGGCAGACATCAATGCGATGAACTCATCGTTGGTCCCTAAGCGACGAGCGCCGCCGATTGCACATCATGTGTGGGCAAGGTCGTTCTACTGTGCAACCTCTCTTCTTGAGATGGGTGCTGACCCTTCGCTCGGCGACGACTTTGATGCAGTTCACTTTGCAACGATGCGAGTCAATGTGGCATTTCTCAAAGCCATACTTGGCTATTCACGAGCAAATCATGGCAAGATCGATTGGACTAAGTCGTATCACTGGAAAGTGAGTGGACGTTACTGGGAAGGaacccatctccatcatgcTTGCCATCTTGGCCACCTGGAATGCACCAAGTTCTTCATCGAAGAAGGGCTTATCGGGCCTGAAACAGTTGCATCTGGTGCCTTTACCCCTTTGCACTTTGCTGCGATAAGTGGCAGTGCAGACATCGTCGACTATCTCGTGTCCAAGGACTCGGGGGTCAACGTCATGGACACAATAAACACCACTGCGCTCCACCTCGCGGCCAGTAGAGGTCATCTCGAGGCCACAAAAGCCTTGGTAAGACTAGGCGCTTCAAACTCAATTGATGTCGACGGCTTGAGCCCAAGAATGTGCGCCGAATCTCAAGGCCACCACGAAATCGTTCAATTCCTTGATGGAACATTCCAGGATTCCAACCACCCAGAACAACAGGCCAGGATGATCCGCGTTGAGTCAAGGGCTTGGCGCAAAATAATGAAGGAAGCTATCGAAGCCGACAATCTCACCGCATGCAGGGCTGGTCTTGACGATGGCTGCCCGCTCGACGAGGGCATCCTTGGCACTGGTTCTTGCTCTCCCTTATCATATGCCTTGATCAAACGTCGAGAAGGTATATCCCAACTTTTCATCGAGCGCAAGGCGAGCACGTTAGTTCCCTTTGTCCGACAGAACCACTTCTATAAGGGCGCGTTGGGCTACGCCTCGGGTAGACGGGAGCTTGTTTCAATCCTCCCATCGCTCCTCTCTCGCCACCTTGAGGAAGGGAATAGTATGTATGGATTTGCTGAGCCACTTTGGCATGCCGTGGGTGCAAGAAGCGAGGAGGGCGTACGGCTTATACTGAAGCATCTGTTGGAGAACTCAGGCAGGATCGG CCAGATGAACCAAGTTCCGTCTGACAAGGTCGTCATCCAGATACTAAAACTTCTCTCTTTATTTCTGATGGGGAACAAGGagccgaggatgacgacggcgTTGCACTGCGCGGTAAGAAACGGGTCTACAACAATCGCCAAACTTCTGGTCCAGTATGGGGCAAACGTCGATTCCATTGATGGAAATGGGGCAGGTCCACTGCATGAAGCTCTCAACGCAGAAACGGCAGCGTTCCTCATCAAGTTGGGGGCATCGCCAGCTCCTCTTCTCACAAACACCATCTACGACCTGCATTTCAGTTGGGGGACTCGGCTCGCCAACTTGACCAACATCTGCCTCACCAATGCCCCGGAATACATAAGTCTTCAAGCCTTAGATATTCTAGAGCGCCCCTCAGATATTTTGCCAAGAGATGTGCCTCATGAGTACTTGATGTCAGTCCTGGCCCTGGAAACCAATGGCCTTGCCTCTTTCGTGCACCGGCGCGAGGATGGCGCCCTCATGGATCTGTTTCAAAGAACAGGCGTTGGCCAGAGCTTCATTCTGAACTCGGAATTCTCACTTGAAGATATGGGCCCTTTTGCGTGGCACGCGGAGACCCGCTGGAGTTTTGGAGGGCTGCCCTTCCTCAACAAGACTTTTCGCCAACTGCAGCGTCGGTTTCATCCCGAATCAGTAAAAAGATGGCTCAATCTCGAGCCGGATCGTGGATGGAGCCCTCTCTGCAGAGCAGCCTCACAGGATCTAGTCACCATAATGGAAAACTGTTTATCTCTGGATGCGAAAATCGACTTTGAAGGATGTCCTTTCGGCTCAGCTCTCATGATAGCCAGCGCCTGTGGCAGGCTTGAGGCCGTCAAGTTTTTGGTTCGGAGAGGAGCAACAACGAGCTACATCGGCCGCCGGGGATCCATCGATGTCCTATCGGTGGCCCGCTCTGCCTCTGTGAGATCATGGCTGCTGGTCGGGCGCTTCAACGAACAACTAAGGATCTCGACGGGCGACATGGCCAgctcctctcctccagctcagaTATTCCCCTGGAGCGGAATCGCCCAAGCGAAACTCAGGCATGTGGGTGTTGGTAGGAGAGTTCTAGGCCAGTCGACTCTCAGCTATGCCAGAGAATTGGCGGCTCTTAAAAGAAAGATGCGAGGTCAGATCGCTGTCAGGATAGACGGGTTGGTGTATCCACATCAAGGGAACACATCCAACACCAGAGCGCAGGTTTCAACGCTCGAAGGGAACATCGAGGATTGCATGTGTCACGGAGATGGACACCCTTCACGACAGTTTGGGTGA
- a CDS encoding Mitochondrial distribution and morphology protein 34, whose product MAFNFNWSPLTADADFYRRARDLLTKALNKSPKPPIIVDDILVSEFNLGTVPPDLEILEIGDLAEDRFRGIFKMTYSGDSFLTLKTRVQANPLNTYLYSKPTFTSPQPLAAASGLTIPLSITLSEIKLSAFIILVFSKQKGLTLVFRNDPLESLKVSSTFDSIQFVRDYLQRTIEQQLRNLMMDELPAIIHRLSLQLWCPDQANKGTETPKETEDEAGVDPLASPPLDPVDANGNLLDPNAISELTLNGSGEVKSLFSQKNLLRLAALTDSHRTLSLFTPGIRDVVFRAWTGHENRSEAPTPSIATPSLTKTYSFPAGTSTTYTFSDTGSTAHGHLPARPSLVSLNSATTGLSLGPGSRSRAGRKKKTRVVNLRRTKSEAVTPETISEASETESLNIPLSEPAIDDSVPEETDGSVIAEAPTPAKVRFRSVQETGLPPLMAEFQKSQQMEPLLVSAQAPEPQNFAPAAATTGIKAGKDKAFILENQSTSSENSSVILEQAWIMKMAGEIAKRVYDEKNRQRGTWEEREDMPPPAYEAATR is encoded by the exons ATGgccttcaacttcaactgGTCGCCGTTGACGGCTGACGCCGACTTCTACCGTCGCGCGCGCGACCTTTTGACCAAGGCGCTGAACAAGAGCCCCAAACCGCCCATCATTGTCGATGATATCCTCGTCAGCGAGTTCAACCTCGGCACCGTGCCCCCCGACCTCGAGATCCTAGAAATTGGCGACTTGGCAGAGGATAGGTTCCGGGGCATCTTCAAGATGACCTATTCTGGTGATTCTTTCTTGACACTCAAGACAAGAGTTCAA GCCAATCCGTTAAACACGTACCTATACTCGAAGCCGACTTTCACCTCCCCTCAGCCCTTGGCCGCCGCGTCAGGCCTAACCATTCCACTCTCGATCACCTTGTCTGAAATCAAACTTTCGGcgttcatcatcctcgtctttTCAAAGCAAAAGGGCCTGACCCTTGTCTTCCGCAATGACCCACTCGAATCCCTCAAGGTTTCGTCGACCTTCGACTCGATACAGTTCGTTCGCGATTATCTACAAAGGACCATCGAACAGCAATTACGAAATCTCATGATGGACGAGTTACCCGCGATTATTCACAGATTGTCCCTTCAACTATGGTGTCCCGACCAAGCCAACAAGGGAACCGAAACCCCCAAGGAGACGGAAGATGAAGCAGGTGTCGACCCTCTGGCAAGCCCCCCGCTGGACCCTGTCGATGCCAACGGCAATCTCCTCGACCCCAACGCCATCTCGGAGCTTACGCTGAATGGAAGCGGCGAGGTCAAATCCTTGTTCTCGCAGAAGAACCTGCTGCGTCTTGCTGCCTTGACAGACTCCCACCGCACCCTATCTCTCTTCACCCCCGGCATTCGCGATGTGGTCTTCCGTGCTTGGACAGGACACGAGAATCGTTCTGAGGCGCCGACGCCATCAATCGCAACACCTTCTCTCACCAAGACCTACTCGTTCCCTGCCGGCACCTCTACGACATACACTTTCTCCGACACCGGAAGCACTGCACACGGTCATCTCCCAGCTCGACCCTCACTTGTCAGTCTGAACTCGGCTACAACTGGCCTATCACTTGGACCTGGCAGCCGATCACGGGCAGgtcgcaagaagaagacaagaGTGGTCAATTTAAGGCGAACCAAGTCAGAGGCTGTTACCCCAGAGACTATTAGCGAGGCCTCGGAAACCGAATCACTCAACATTCCATTGTCTGAGCCTGCCATTGACGACTCTGTTCCTGAAGAGACAGACGGTTCTGTCATTGCCGAAGCGCCCACTCCGGCCAAGGTTCGATTCAGAAGCGTGCAGGAGACGGGCCTTCCTCCGCTGATGGCAGAGTTCCAAAAATCACAACAAATGGAACCCCTTTTGGTTTCTGCCCAAGCCCCTGAACCTCAGAACTTTGCACCTGCAGCTGCCACTACCGGCATCAAGGCAGGAAAGGACAAAGCTTTTATCTTGGAAAATCAAAGCACCAGTTCAGAGAACTCGTCTGTCATTCTCGAACAAGCTTGGATTATGAAGATGGCTGGCGAAATTGCCAAGCGCGTCTACGACGAGAAAAACCGACAACGCGGAACTTGGGAGGAGCGCGAAGATATGCCACCACCAGCATACGAAGCCGCTACTCGATAA